The genomic interval TGGTTCAGGGAGTAACCGGAGAGGTCTAACAGGCCAATCCCTATAAAGATCGATACCGGTATACTGAACATGACAACATAAGACGCTCTTAAACCCAGAGGAAGAAGGGTAAAGAGGACCAGTACGATAGCGATACAGAAATCGCGGTAGAGATTATTCAGGCGGTGAGACACGCTGAGGCTCTGATCAAAGACCTTCTCCAGTTTAATGCCGTTCCCTGCATGATAGAAAGATTTCAGCTCCTGTTCTACCCGGGCCGTAATATCGAAGATGTTGGCATCTTCCTGCTGGGTGACTGATATGAATACTGCCCGTTTGCCATTATACCTCGCAAAATAGTTGTCAGGTTCATATCCCCGGGTCACATTGGCAACGTCTTTCAGATAAACGATATGGTCGCCGGAGGTCTTGATGATGGTGTTCCTCACCTGGTCTTCACTCCGGTAGTCGCCTCCTATCTTGATATTATACCTGTTCACCGAAACATCAAGGTACCCGGCGGGAAGATTGACTGCTTCGCTTTTAATGGCATTATTGATATCTGTCAGCGTGATGCCGTTGGCCGCCATCCGGGGCAGATCTATCTCAACATTGATCTGCTGTGCAGGAATGGCATGTAACAGCACCTCTCCTATCCCCTTCACCTTCTGAATGGCACGTTGTGCATTCTCAGCCATCAGCTGCAACTCGCTGTAAGGCTTATCTTCACTGACCAATGCATATTGCAGAATGCTTACGTTACTGGTAGATGACTGTTTTACATCAATGCTCTTTACGCCTGCAGGCAGATCTGGTTTAACCTTGTTGATCTCCCGCTGCACCTCGTCATACTTCTTCTCCTCATCGGCTTTCTGAAGAAATTTGATCTTGATACTTGCGGAACCGTCACTTATTTTCGTCTGTATATATTCTATCAGATCGAGTGTGCCCAGCTGCAACTCCAATGGATTGACCACCAGCTGCTCGAGATCGGAAGGAGTAGCACCCGGATAAACAATATTCACGGTATACTGTGGGAGCGGAAATAGCGGGTCTTCACTCTTTGGCATCTTCCTGAATGACTGATAACCCCAGTAGGCAATCATCAGGAAAACACAGACAGAGAACTGTTTATTGCGAATAAAAAATTGTGGTATATTCATTATTACCTGGCGTTTTCAATTTGTACCTGCTGCCCGTCTTCCAATCCGTCATTACCTGCTATGATAACACGCTCCGCCGGATTGATCGTTGTATAGAGCACCGCTTTGTTCTGTTTTATGCTGAGTAGTTTCACCGTCGACCGCCGGGCAATTGACTGTCCCGACACTGTATAAATGATGCCTACACCATCATTTACCTGTGTTACCGCCTCCAATGGCAGCAATGTATATGACTGTTCATTCCTTGCGGGCAACAGCAGTTTACCGGTAAGTCCATATACAATGGGCAGCTGTCCGGGATCAAAGCGGATATAACAATCGTATGTGAGCGTAACCGCATCAGGAATGGTGGACAGCCTGTATACCACTCCGGCTATGGGATGCTCCGGCAATGCATCGAGGGTAAGTATGGCTGACTCGTTCACTTTCAATCTTAGCCGGTCCCTGTCGCTCAAACTGACCTTAAACATCCAGTGCCTGTTACCATCAGTATCGTTACTCCCCAGCGTAAAGGCCAGTGCTCCCGAGGGCTTATATTCACCCCTATTGATCTGTTTTTTCAGGATGACACCGTCTGCCGGCGCATAAATAGACGTCTGCGCAAGGTTGTAGGCCAGCGCGTCCCTTTGCGCCCTGCTGGCGGCCAATGCAGTTTCCGTATTCTGTAACTGCTCTACCGTGGCAATGGTATCCTTCACCAGTACCTGCAGACGTTTAATATCGCGCATATGCTGGCTGATCTTATAATCCACCTGGTCAATCTGCGACTTATACTCAGCTGTGTTCAGACGTGCCAGCAGCTGGCCCTTTCTGACAAAATCGCCTTCTTTTACGCATACCTGCTCAACCGTGCCACCGGTTTTAAAGGAGAGATCTGATTGATCAATCGTAGTAATAAGACCTGTTGCAATGATCGTATCGGTTAAAGGTGCGATCTCCGGATGCACAACTGTGACGTGGGGGATGACGGTTTCCATCCCTTGTCCGGGTTTCTGCCGGCATGCCAATAGCGCTGATGCTATCAGCAAACCGGTCATGTGATGTTTCTGCATAATTATTCCAGCTTGAGTTTTTTGCCTGTGGTTTTCTGGTAGCCTGCCAGTTTGAATTGAAGATTGTAATACCATTTTATGAGGTTGGCATCTGCCTGACGAAGCTGTTCTTCGGCGTCCAGCAGCTCCAGGATAGTCGCCATCTGCAGATCGAACTTTGACCTGACAGCCCTGAAATAGACATCTGCATTATTATATGCCGCCTGCGATGACTGGTAATTGGCCAGGTGGGTAACAATATCACTATATGCCGAGCGTTCGTTCAACGCTACCTGCATCAGGCTACTGTTATACTGCGCTTCTAAACTCTGTTGCTGGAAATAAGCCTGCTTTGCCCTGCTGTTGTTAACACCATTATTAAAGAGATTCCACTTCAGGGAGAGCTCAAATGTGCTGTATGGCAGCCTTTTATTATTAAAGTTGATACTGGACCCGCTGATGCCGCCGGTCGCTTTCAGCTGTACAACGGGCGTTATTGCCTGGGAACGGATAGCCCTTTGCTGTAAGCCTGCGGCATCAGCATTATGTTTGAGATAACTGGCATGGTATCCGGTATATGCTGTATCGCGTGTGTTGTTGAGAAGATAACTGTGTTGCGATTGAAACAGGTAAGCAGAGTCAATCAGAATACGCTCATCAAAAGAGCGGTTCAATATAAAATTGAAATTAAACTGCGCTTTCATACAGGCGTTCTCCCAATCCCTGTATTGCGCTTCCTTGTTGCTCAGATCTGCTTTTGCCCTGTACAGGATCTCTTTCGTCTGCTTCTGCTGGCTGATCTGCAACTGAATACCGTCCACGTTATCCTGCGCAATCTTTACGCTTCTGCCCGTGGCCTGTTTCAGCTCATTGGCCTGCAGATATTGAAAGTATGCCTCCCTGATCTGCGCATCCAGTTCTGTTTTAAAGTCATCCAGCTGACTGGCAACTGCCTTACTGCTTTCTTCTTTAACCTGCCTGTTGTATTGATTTTGCCTGTTGTAAATGTTCTGTGTCAGCTGGATGGCTGATGAATATTGATTGGGATTCGGGTAATAAAACTTACCGTTCTTAATAGTGCTCGTCTGCAGCTGAGAGAGAAAGTCTGCGATCTCGCCGGTATGACCTCCCGCCAGGTCAATGGGTTCCCTGATATACTTCGTATAACCAGCGGAATAATCGACCGTGGGCCCGGCTGTCCGCCTGCTTTCTGTGAAAGCCCATAAGGCATTCTGATAGTCGCTGTTTAACCGGTGTATAGTCAGATTATTCCGCAGCCCTGTTTCACAATAGCTTTCAAGAATATCCTGCGCTCCGGCTGAGGCAGTAGTGATAATAATAACAAGAAAGAAGACAATTCCGGCTGAATGCGCCCTGTTCATCATAGGTTGTTGTGTTTCGTAACGCAAACCTAGCCTATGAATCACTGTGAGGAAAGAAGAACCTGACCGATGTGGGCGAATTGGCGCCTCAACGGGTCAAAATATTATCTCAGCGATTTTCCATCCAGGAGAGAAAATCTGAACTGCGGGGTTTACTGACAATGATCTTTTCTTCTACCTTCACCTCGATATGTATCAATACACGTCTGCCCAGGTATTGCTCTATTTCCTTTATAGCCCGGAATGCCACCAGGTATTGCCTGTTGGCACGGTAAAACTCAGCCGGGTCAAGGCATTGTTCGAGGTCTTCCAATGTCTGGGGTACGACATAATTCTTTCCTGCAGATGTATATACAAACGTCACTCCGTGTTTAATCATGAAGCATGATATATCAGAGACGGGTAAAGGAAAGATCTTACTCTTGTGAGAGATCAGCAAACTTGTGCGATAGGGCTTATAACTGGCCTGAACAGACCTGATCAAGCCCTCAAGATTCAGCGCGCCAACAGGTGCCGGCGTATTCGTCCTGGCCAGATTAGCACGGAAGGTTTCTATTTTCTGCAAACTCATAACAAGCTTCTTCTCATCTGTAGGCTTCAGCAAATATGCAATGCTGTTCAGCTCAAAAGCCTGGATCGCATACTCATCATATGCCGTCGTAAAGATAATCGGGCACGTGATAGGATGTCGCTGAAAAACCTCAAAGCTTAGCCCGTCGGCCAACTGAATATCACTAAATATAAGGTCAGGCTCTTCGTGCTGCTCCAGCCACTCCAGGCTGCTGTCTATACTGTCTTTGACGGCTACGATCTGAAATGCAGGGTCCTGCTTCATGATCATGTTCTGCAGATCAATGGCTGCATTCACTTCGTCTTCTATAATCAAAATTTTCATACTTCGTAAATTAAGGGGAGCAAAACGCTGAACTTCTTTTCTTTTTTTTCGATCCTGACGCCTTTGTCAGACAGCAAACGATACCTGTAATCGAGTGTTGCCAGCCCTATCTTTTCAGATTTTTCAACAGAATAACGTGGCTGCAGGTCGTTCTCGACATGTATAAAATCCTCCCGGATGCCGATCCTTACATTAAGCGGCTTTGCCGCAGATACCACGTTATGTTTGACTGCATTTTCAACGAGGATCTGTAAACTTACCGGCGGTATAACGGAGCTGAGATAAGGCTCAGGCAGCTCTATCTCTATTGATAAATTCGTTTCATATCGTCTCTCCAAAAGAAATATATAGGACTGCAGGAATTCAAGTTCTTCTCTCAATGTAACCGTACCATTAACGCCATGTTTTAACAAATAGCGGTATACATCAGAAAGCCGGATCACAAAATCAACAGATCTTTCCGGATGCACCATGATCAATGACTTCAATGAATTCAGTGAATTGAACAGGAAATGCGGATTCACCTGCTGCTTGAGGGCCTCATATTTAGCTACAATGTTCTCTTTCAGTAGTATCTCATTCTTCAACAATGCCTCTCTCTTCGCAATGTTATTGTCCGTAGAAAATTTGATAATAAGAATGAAGACGTTAATTAAGAGACATCGGTAATATCCCCACTGACAAAGCACGCTCCATTCTTCAAACTTGCTCTTGTATTCCACCATTACGGGCCTGTAGTAATTTAATATCAGGATATAAACAGCAGCCGTCACAATCGTGATCAACAGGAAGCGCAAGGCTGCCTCTACAATGCGCCAGCGTTTGTAAGATATCCTGAAATCAAAGGAAGTGAAAATAATGATCCAGCTAGTCAATGATATGACAAAACCGGCCAGGAAGAGCGCCGCAATTTCGGACGTGGTCAGTAAATTATCCCGGTCGCCATAGTCGCCATAATGCCTGGCGCCACTGGTAATTAACGCGATAAAGATCGCATTAAGTATAGCGATCGCCGGACGGACCTTACGTATCTTTAGAAACATGCCCTAAAATTGCCAAAATTTGGGATGTTATTTCATAAAAATAAGTTAAAGTGTCCCGATTCCCGCCTGACATTGCCATTTCAGGGCCTGAGCAACGCGGCCCTCCGTGCTATAGTGTGCCTCCGATCGGCAAGCGCGCTGAAAGTACAGATCCCTGCTCCCTTACAGTTAAAAACAAAGCCTGGTAAAATTACCAGGCCGACACTTAAACCTACAACTTTCGCAAACTGTTCGCGACTGTTTATTTGTTAATAATAGAAAACAATGACGTTTTCATTTACAATACAAATCTTAAACATTCGCGTTGCCCTTTCAAATAAAAAACACCAAAGTGGGCAAAAAAGCACCTGAAAGGGACAGTAGCGGACCGGAAGGTCAAATATTCTCAAGGCGATATTGCCAACAGATCTTTAATGCTGAGTGATCCCCTTCCATTCATCTGTTCTGAACGGCACAGCAGGCAATCCTGCTGAATTTACGAGGTTGCATTCCGGATTATCTGCCCAGGCATATCTCACGGCCACAGGGGCTGCAACTTTATCTGAATAAACCACTACTTCATTTCCTTCAATGTCAGCTTTCGCCCAATAAAACTGTTTATCCTCACCTGCAACGGCAAAACCGCTCACTTCCTTTCCATCCTTCGTAGAAAAACCCGCACCAGTGTTTATAAAACTAAGGCGGATACGATTGCCCTCCTTTCTGTAATGTTTATACACCGGACCGGATGTGATGCCCTCCTGTTTGTACACCATCTTGTTGGCAACTAATGCCAGGCGGCGCCCCACTTCCTGTTTATTCTTCGGATGGATATCATTCGCCTCTCCGATATCAATAGCGCAGGCCATACCGGTATTGGGCAGCGAAAGCGTCATTGTCTGCGCTTCTCTCAGTTCTGCCCATTCGCTTTCAGCAGGAAGCGGCCTGGCTTTCATGTAATTTGCCAACTGAACGAATAAAAATGGAAGATTGCCTTGCTGCCAGCGTTGTCTCCAATCCGTGATCAGCATGGGAAACAATGTCCGGTAGTCATAGGCAGCGCCAGCATTGGACTCACCCTGGTACCAGATAAATCCCCTGATGCCATAAGGAATTAGGGGGTTGATCATCGTATTAAACAGCACTGTAGGATAATACTGATAGTTGCGTATTTTCGGGAGAGCAGTTTCAAGATCTTCTTTATATAACCACTTGCCGGCTAAAGAAACCCTGGCAGCACCTGCCGTAATATAAATATCGTCGGCCGGGTTCAAACCACCTCCGCCCCACAACATGGCGATTCTCACAGCAATTGTATTTTCGCCGCTCTTTACCAGCCGGGCAGGGATGGTATAGGCATGCGAAGGATTGGCATTCCAGACATTCTTACAGATCTCCTGGCCATTAAAGTAAAGTGAATAGTTCATCTCCGGATGACCAAGATTGATGGTCAGATTTTTCTGCAGAAATGAATCCGGCAATATCATTTTTTTCCTTAACCATGCCACTCCTTCATAAGAACCAGCGCGGAAATCCTTTATCAGTTTCGGCATCTCGACGCTTGTCCAGTCAGCATCATTATACTCCGCGGCCGGCACTATCTTATCGGCATTGTTTTGCGGATTATATATAAGATACCAGAATTTTATCAGGTTCAAACTATCCTGTATAAAATCTTCACGATCCGGAGCAAGGGTATCATTGCTAAGCGTTCTCGCTTTAGTGATCGGCGAAGTAAGCAGCATTTCCCTGCTTGTCCATGCCTCTATTGGGGTACCTCCCCAGGTACTTTGAATAATGCCAACCGGGATGTTCTGATCATGATGAATTTTACGGGCAAAATAGTAGGCAACCGCGGAAAACTCCTTTACACTTGTGGTATCGCAAACTTTCCATTTTCCGGCAAAAATATCGGGTTGAGGTTTTACCTGTTTGCTATGTTCAACCACCAGGAAACGTATTTCCGGGAAATTGGCATTTGCAATTTCTCTACTTGCATCCTTAGCCTGCTGTACCTGCCATTCCATGTTTGACTGGCCGGAAGCCAGCCACACGTCGCCGATAAGAATTTCCTTTAGTTTGATTGCAGACGCCGGTTTTCCTGATTCTGCAACTTCCAGTACATAAGGTCCTCCTGCTTTAAATACCGGAAATTTAAGCTGCCATTTTCCCTGCTGATCGGCTTTCGCTGTAGCCTGAATATTTCCAAGTTTTCCAATAACGAGGGCTCCGGGGCTTGCATTTCCCCACACCGGAATTTTGACACCTCTTTGCAAGACCATACTATCCCCAAATACTTTCGGCAAAGTGATCTGCGCCTGAGATGATGTTCCAACCAGAAGTATTATCAGCAACAGGGCCAATACTTGTATACGCGATTGCATCCTTTTTTATTCGTTTGTCTTTAAGAATATGCTTTGACCGATTACTCAAGCACCATTACAAATCCACCATTTGCATTCAGGGTAAGATCCAACTTCTTTTCTTTTGTTGTATTCAGGACCTTTTCTGAAAACAGTTGGTCTTGGCTACCATCTGTAAACAGCGTTGCCTTGCTCTTCTTAAATGAGGTAATATCAAGGCTGATCTTCTTTTCATTTTTTTCTCCGTTAATACCGGCAAGATACCAGCGATTACCACTTCTCCTCGCAATGACAACATATTTTCCCGGATAGCCGTCTAAAAATCTCACATCGTCCCAGTTGTCGGGAAGTTTTCTTAAAAACGTCTTCACATCATCAGGTACCTTCACCATTCCTTCAGGCGATTGGGCATAATGCTGTATACCCGATAAGAATACAACCGAAAGGGCCAGTTCAAAGGCGGGAGTAGTCTTTCTGACGCAATTAGACGACGTAAGCCCTGTAAGGTTCATCGGCGTAAAATCCATCGGGTCGAAGGCATTTCTGGTAAACGGCAGCATAGCGCAATGACTGGCTTGCTGATCCGCTGCATCCTGAACAAATGTTACCATCTCCATGCCGTAAATGGCCTCGGTTGTCATAAGATGGGGATATGTTTTTTCCCAGCCTCTTGGCAATGTAGCACCGTGAAAGTTCACCAGCAGCTTATACTTTGCAGCATCATTCAAAATGTCAATGTAGTATTGAATCATGCTTTGACCATCGCCGCCGAAGAAATCGATCTTCACGCCTTTAATGCCCAGGGCCTGCAGACGGCTGAATTCTTTCTCCCTCCCCGCCTTCGTAAGCAGCACATCCTTAGGATGATATTTGATCGTGTTCCAGTCACCCGCGGAGTTGTACCACAACAACAATCCAACATTCTTTTGCTTCGCATAGGCTGACAGCTCCGCTATTTTATCATATCCGATCTTTGTATCCCAGTCTGCATCTATCAGGCAATATTGCCAATGCATGTCATGGGCATAATCAATATATTTTTTCTGTTCATCGAAAGTGATATTATCGTCCTTGCTATTGATCCAGCTCCAGCTGGCCTTCCCTGGTTTCACGAAAGCAATATCCTTCAGCACTGCGGCCGGAGCCAGATCAGTACCCAATGTTGATTCTGCAATTGTTTTCAGACTTCCGATCGTTATAATACGCCAGGGTGTAAGCCAGGGTTTATTGTTCTTTGGTAAATAACCACCGTCCGTAAACACTTCCCGCGGATCCGCGAAACCGATCGAATAAACAGCAGAAGAACTGTCATTGGTCAGTCTTGTGCCGCAATAAGTGCCATCAAGCGCCGCTTCAGTGATCAGTACCCATGTATCGTTTGTTTTAAACAATGCCGGATATACCCAGCCTGACTTTAAGGGCGATACGGTACCAACAGGAATATCCTGCAGATAATGTTCTTCATAAGACGGATGGCAATGCTCAAACCCTGTTTTAGCCTCACTCATAGGCTGCAACCAGGCCCTTGCATCTTTATCAAATGAAAATGCAGAATATTCTTTAATGATCGTTTCTTCATTTTTTATCCAGGGAAAAGAATACCGGAAAGCGGCACCATCATTGGACAGTCTGAAAATGATGTCCATTTTTTCACCCTTTTCATTGGCAAAAGACGCCACCAACTGATTGGCCTGGTAAAGAATGTTGCTTTTTTTGGCATTCTTCGTCTGGTAGCTATCTGTTACACGCGCTGGTTTTGATATCATGACCAGTTTCATGCCTTGTTTGAAATCATGTCCCTTCATTGTCAGGCCCAAAGCCGAAGGCTGAATGACCGGAACGCCCGACTTTTGTATCCCGTATTGAATTTCACCTGCAGCGGATAAGGCTACATTTAACCTGATGGACTTGTCCGGACTCTCTAATTGCGCAAGCTGCTGCGCCTGTAACTGATTGCCTGCTATCGTTCCCCATGCATTCATGCCAACGAGGAGCCCAACTAAAAGAACTGCGTGCTTTGAACACCTTTTTAATACTATCATGCCTTATATACTTTGTCAGATTTCACAAGAAACATTTCTCAAAAATGCCCTTATTGCTTTTACATCCCTATTTACCACCAGCCAGAATCGCATCTATTGTGCGCTGATCTTTTACAATATTGCTTTGCCTGTCCAAAGCACCACCTGTATCCCACCAGAATGGCTTTATACCGTATGCCAGGGCCTGTTTGGTAACAAAGGTGATCCAGTAATCTACTGAAGCCTCATGTGTGGCCAGATCTTTTGGAACATGAGCGGTGTTGTTGCGCCTGTAAGCCCCATATTCACCCATCAATACCGGAATTCCTTTATCAATAAATTTCTCTTTCATTTTCTTAAAGTCCGCAAGGTGATTGTCCTCTTCTCCCCAGGTAGCATTACGATCCGGTTCAATAGTTGAATGATGGCCGTTGCCCCAGTAGTAAAACATCTTGCCCCAGCTGGCGTCTTCATTCAGGAAACAAAACTGTGCCGGCGTATAATTGTGTATTTCAATCATCAGGCGATTGGCCACAGGATCACTGGGAAGTACATTCATCAGGTCATATGTCAATGACATAGATGTAGTCGGCCCCTGGAGAATGAGCACGCGGTGGCTGTTCCTTCCTCCTGTAGAACGAACTGCATTAATGAACGTTTGATGATATAGTGTCAAGATGCTCATCTTGTCTGCATTATCGGCCGCCGGCTCGTTAGCGCTGGCAAACATCAGATGCTCATCAAAATCGCGCATAGTGGTCGCTATTTGCTCCCAGAAGGCCTTTTGTTTGGCATTGACAGAATCCTTTTTCTGCGCGGTAAAATTCTGCTCCAGCCATCCGCCGTCCCAATGGATATTAAGCATAACATACATATCATTGTTTACACAATAACCGACAACTTCTTTTACCCTGTTAAGCCAGTTTTGATCTATGTGGGCAGTTGCCTTGTTGTCAACATGAGAATCCCAGGCACAAGGTATACGAATAGAGCTAAAACCCAGCTGTTTTACATATTTTATATACGACTCGGTGATCCTGGGATTTCCCCAGGCCGATTCTCCGCCGGTGGCCTCCATTGTATTCCCAATGTTCCACCCTAATTTAAACTTGGCTGCCAATTGCACCGCAGTGCTCATTCCTGTAGAATCAGCCGCCTTGGGCGATGTATTATAAGATGGATATATCTCAGCAGTTTGTGAAACCGTCACTCTTCTCGACTGTCCGTTAGATGCGTTTACTGTCAATATGATAGAGCGGGTGGCGCCTGTCCCATTAGCACTTGCTGTTAACCGGACAGTACTGTTACCACTGCTGCCTGATGCTTTGTCCAATTGCAGCCAGGGAGCGGCGTTGTCAATGCTCCATTGCGCATTACCACTAAT from Chitinophaga filiformis carries:
- a CDS encoding sialate O-acetylesterase, with product MQSRIQVLALLLIILLVGTSSQAQITLPKVFGDSMVLQRGVKIPVWGNASPGALVIGKLGNIQATAKADQQGKWQLKFPVFKAGGPYVLEVAESGKPASAIKLKEILIGDVWLASGQSNMEWQVQQAKDASREIANANFPEIRFLVVEHSKQVKPQPDIFAGKWKVCDTTSVKEFSAVAYYFARKIHHDQNIPVGIIQSTWGGTPIEAWTSREMLLTSPITKARTLSNDTLAPDREDFIQDSLNLIKFWYLIYNPQNNADKIVPAAEYNDADWTSVEMPKLIKDFRAGSYEGVAWLRKKMILPDSFLQKNLTINLGHPEMNYSLYFNGQEICKNVWNANPSHAYTIPARLVKSGENTIAVRIAMLWGGGGLNPADDIYITAGAARVSLAGKWLYKEDLETALPKIRNYQYYPTVLFNTMINPLIPYGIRGFIWYQGESNAGAAYDYRTLFPMLITDWRQRWQQGNLPFLFVQLANYMKARPLPAESEWAELREAQTMTLSLPNTGMACAIDIGEANDIHPKNKQEVGRRLALVANKMVYKQEGITSGPVYKHYRKEGNRIRLSFINTGAGFSTKDGKEVSGFAVAGEDKQFYWAKADIEGNEVVVYSDKVAAPVAVRYAWADNPECNLVNSAGLPAVPFRTDEWKGITQH
- a CDS encoding efflux RND transporter periplasmic adaptor subunit, which codes for MQKHHMTGLLIASALLACRQKPGQGMETVIPHVTVVHPEIAPLTDTIIATGLITTIDQSDLSFKTGGTVEQVCVKEGDFVRKGQLLARLNTAEYKSQIDQVDYKISQHMRDIKRLQVLVKDTIATVEQLQNTETALAASRAQRDALAYNLAQTSIYAPADGVILKKQINRGEYKPSGALAFTLGSNDTDGNRHWMFKVSLSDRDRLRLKVNESAILTLDALPEHPIAGVVYRLSTIPDAVTLTYDCYIRFDPGQLPIVYGLTGKLLLPARNEQSYTLLPLEAVTQVNDGVGIIYTVSGQSIARRSTVKLLSIKQNKAVLYTTINPAERVIIAGNDGLEDGQQVQIENAR
- a CDS encoding cellulase family glycosylhydrolase, producing MNRETMKISNPGKLAGLLIAVLFFASCQKKADPVTAELSASPSEIKLAAGAGTADLTISGNAQWSIDNAAPWLQLDKASGSSGNSTVRLTASANGTGATRSIILTVNASNGQSRRVTVSQTAEIYPSYNTSPKAADSTGMSTAVQLAAKFKLGWNIGNTMEATGGESAWGNPRITESYIKYVKQLGFSSIRIPCAWDSHVDNKATAHIDQNWLNRVKEVVGYCVNNDMYVMLNIHWDGGWLEQNFTAQKKDSVNAKQKAFWEQIATTMRDFDEHLMFASANEPAADNADKMSILTLYHQTFINAVRSTGGRNSHRVLILQGPTTSMSLTYDLMNVLPSDPVANRLMIEIHNYTPAQFCFLNEDASWGKMFYYWGNGHHSTIEPDRNATWGEEDNHLADFKKMKEKFIDKGIPVLMGEYGAYRRNNTAHVPKDLATHEASVDYWITFVTKQALAYGIKPFWWDTGGALDRQSNIVKDQRTIDAILAGGK
- a CDS encoding LytR/AlgR family response regulator transcription factor, with amino-acid sequence MKILIIEDEVNAAIDLQNMIMKQDPAFQIVAVKDSIDSSLEWLEQHEEPDLIFSDIQLADGLSFEVFQRHPITCPIIFTTAYDEYAIQAFELNSIAYLLKPTDEKKLVMSLQKIETFRANLARTNTPAPVGALNLEGLIRSVQASYKPYRTSLLISHKSKIFPLPVSDISCFMIKHGVTFVYTSAGKNYVVPQTLEDLEQCLDPAEFYRANRQYLVAFRAIKEIEQYLGRRVLIHIEVKVEEKIIVSKPRSSDFLSWMENR
- a CDS encoding glycoside hydrolase family 97 protein, with product MIVLKRCSKHAVLLVGLLVGMNAWGTIAGNQLQAQQLAQLESPDKSIRLNVALSAAGEIQYGIQKSGVPVIQPSALGLTMKGHDFKQGMKLVMISKPARVTDSYQTKNAKKSNILYQANQLVASFANEKGEKMDIIFRLSNDGAAFRYSFPWIKNEETIIKEYSAFSFDKDARAWLQPMSEAKTGFEHCHPSYEEHYLQDIPVGTVSPLKSGWVYPALFKTNDTWVLITEAALDGTYCGTRLTNDSSSAVYSIGFADPREVFTDGGYLPKNNKPWLTPWRIITIGSLKTIAESTLGTDLAPAAVLKDIAFVKPGKASWSWINSKDDNITFDEQKKYIDYAHDMHWQYCLIDADWDTKIGYDKIAELSAYAKQKNVGLLLWYNSAGDWNTIKYHPKDVLLTKAGREKEFSRLQALGIKGVKIDFFGGDGQSMIQYYIDILNDAAKYKLLVNFHGATLPRGWEKTYPHLMTTEAIYGMEMVTFVQDAADQQASHCAMLPFTRNAFDPMDFTPMNLTGLTSSNCVRKTTPAFELALSVVFLSGIQHYAQSPEGMVKVPDDVKTFLRKLPDNWDDVRFLDGYPGKYVVIARRSGNRWYLAGINGEKNEKKISLDITSFKKSKATLFTDGSQDQLFSEKVLNTTKEKKLDLTLNANGGFVMVLE
- a CDS encoding TolC family protein produces the protein MMNRAHSAGIVFFLVIIITTASAGAQDILESYCETGLRNNLTIHRLNSDYQNALWAFTESRRTAGPTVDYSAGYTKYIREPIDLAGGHTGEIADFLSQLQTSTIKNGKFYYPNPNQYSSAIQLTQNIYNRQNQYNRQVKEESSKAVASQLDDFKTELDAQIREAYFQYLQANELKQATGRSVKIAQDNVDGIQLQISQQKQTKEILYRAKADLSNKEAQYRDWENACMKAQFNFNFILNRSFDERILIDSAYLFQSQHSYLLNNTRDTAYTGYHASYLKHNADAAGLQQRAIRSQAITPVVQLKATGGISGSSINFNNKRLPYSTFELSLKWNLFNNGVNNSRAKQAYFQQQSLEAQYNSSLMQVALNERSAYSDIVTHLANYQSSQAAYNNADVYFRAVRSKFDLQMATILELLDAEEQLRQADANLIKWYYNLQFKLAGYQKTTGKKLKLE
- a CDS encoding sensor histidine kinase, which translates into the protein MFLKIRKVRPAIAILNAIFIALITSGARHYGDYGDRDNLLTTSEIAALFLAGFVISLTSWIIIFTSFDFRISYKRWRIVEAALRFLLITIVTAAVYILILNYYRPVMVEYKSKFEEWSVLCQWGYYRCLLINVFILIIKFSTDNNIAKREALLKNEILLKENIVAKYEALKQQVNPHFLFNSLNSLKSLIMVHPERSVDFVIRLSDVYRYLLKHGVNGTVTLREELEFLQSYIFLLERRYETNLSIEIELPEPYLSSVIPPVSLQILVENAVKHNVVSAAKPLNVRIGIREDFIHVENDLQPRYSVEKSEKIGLATLDYRYRLLSDKGVRIEKKEKKFSVLLPLIYEV